In Oryzias latipes chromosome 23, ASM223467v1, the DNA window GTCCTGACAGGAAGCGGCTTCATGGCGCCATCGGTTACCTGGAGACACCACGGCGTTGGGATCACTCATGTCAAACGCAGCCATGTTTCCGATGGCGAATCCGTAACCGGAGTGGACGTCCGGCAGACCGATGGACCTCTGCGGCAGGAGACACCAGTGTGAGTGCAAGATGGCGTGCACGCCCTAGAAAGTGTCACGCTCATGCTCACGTTCACGATGCCAGGCAGCGCCGCCACGTTTCCGATCTGCTTCATGGCAGGAAGGAACCCACCCACACCTGGGGAGAGAACCGAGCCGGTGAAATCCCGAACACGCAAGAGCTTTTGGCGGCGTGGCGATCAGCTGACCTCCTCCTCGACAGGCGTTACGAAGCTCCTCGAACATCAGCTTCTCCAGAGGCTCGTTCACGTAGAAGATCCCTTCAACCTGTCAGGCAGAGGCGGAGCCTAGCTTTATTGATCCCAAGACACGCCCACATGGTACCTCAACAGGTTGCGTCACATCACGTGCTACACTTTTGCTGGTCCAGAACACAAACCCAAAACtgtttgggggaaaaacacTTCGTCATGTTGTAGAACAGTTAGTCTCACAGAAACGGTTCACTTCCGGCCCATTAGACACGGGACCATGTAGAATAACTGAACTGCAGTCAGAACCCGTCCAGCCCTCCCGAACCCGCTCCTGTTCTGTACGACTGTCCGGAACCAGATGCTAACCGGCTAACCTGCATGTTGGGCACGAAGCCCTTCTTAATCCTCCAGCAAGTCCCGGACAGCTTCTCCAGGTACTGCAGCTCATCGTTGTAGCTTCTGCTCATGGTTCCGATCCAAACGGGCCCCACGAGGCAGATTCACGTCTGAGAGCGGCGGTTACTCCACGCAGAAAAGCTCCCAACTCTACGGAGGCCGGGAGGCTCCAAAAAGCGATGTGACGCTCTAAATGACTCAGCAGAATCTTTAATAAAacacactgaagaaaaaaagctaaaatgatttaaattaattaatcaaacatttactttttatttactttttgcaGAATTATAGTTTACGTTAGTTTTCTAAGCATTGAGCTGCTCAGTTTCCGTATTTTTCTTATGAAGTGATCAGATTCcggttgtttttcaaaataaattcagCACCACGTAACATTTTAACAAGAAGTTTGTCCAAACATGATTGTGTGGCTGagaatcaaaagaaaaactgttgacCATCTATTAACTAATAAAGTAATATAGAAACTTTACATAAAAGCTACTTTTGATTTAAGGATTAGATTTCACGAAGTATCTATTTGGGCTCTTCAGTTTTAGTTTGCatttaattcatatttttatgcCAAATTTCTTAGtacatatttgaaaaataacaaTGGCCAGACTAGTTACTAGTAAGGGTATTCGTTCATTTGTCTGCTGCTCCTCTAGTGGTCGCAATGACTTTTGTTCTGAAAATCCAGAGCGGAAGCTGTGCACGCGGCTCGACGCTGTTTGTGTTGTTGAGGTAAAAGGCCCCCAAAAGAGCCGATAACGACCCGTTTCCTTCATCCCGAGGTTCTCCGGGTTCTTTTCTGCAGCACAGGTGCGTCTTAACCGGCAGGTGAAGCAGGTGAGTGAACTTTAAGCCGAACCTCACGGACGTTACGCAGCAGTTTGAAGGTTAGCGCACGCGCTAAAGCGAAAATGATGAATTCTTGGTTTATGCAGTGATGCTGTTCATCCGTCTGCTGTGGTTTTGTGTAGTTAAACGCTGTAAAAGTAACGGTACTCCTGCCCGCAGTAACTAAGTACATCATTCAATTTACAGACATTAAAACTGCATCAAACCTCTGTTAtttatgccccccccccgtAAAGAGACAGTTGgtattaaaactttaaaacttccttcctgtttatcattattattacaaCTTTCTAGAGGTTGTAAGAAAACTAATAATTCTATTTTAGTAAAGGGCGGGGCTTAATTAGAGCGCAGCAGTTCTGAACTCCGCCCACgtgcgcgcggggggggggggggtagctgTCACAGGAATCTTTCCGCTCAGTTTCAATTCAGTTCTACGTTCAGAACCTCAAGGTTTGATATTTTGAAGCTGGTTTAGCTTTCCCAGTGAAGTATGAGAACATTGCAGGAGCGCGCCTGAACGTGCAGGAGCGCGCCTGAGCGTGCAGGAGCGCGCCTGAGCGTGCAGGAGCGCGCCTGAGCGTGCAGGAGCGCGTCCACGCGACCAAACCTGCATGACACCAAAGCAAAAGTGAGCAAATAAAGCAGCTTCTGCTGGAAACCATCAGTTTACTTCTGTGGGGCTCAACGtgtggctgcagctgctgttgtgtttgtgggtgCTCAGCTGTTTGTAAGTGGGGGGCACGTGGCTTTATCTGCAGCATGAAGCTGCGGGTTCGAATCCAGCGGCAGACCAGCAGGCTGGAGGTCCAGGGAGAGGCGCCCACCCTGCAGGAGCTGGCAGAGCTGATCCGGCAGACGCTGCTGCCGTCTCACGGACTCAGGTTCCTCCACCGCTGCTCGTCCGTATTGATCCTGATGTTTGAGGAAGACCTCCTGAACTCTGCCTCCATCCTCTCAGCGCCGACACGGCCTTCGGACTGTCCCTGAACGGCTCGGATCTGCTGTCCGACTCCGCCCAGACCCTGGTGTCCTGCGGCATCGACTCTGGAGATCTGATCTGGGTCCTGCTGCCCCCGTCTGCAGCTCCAGAGACCAGCGCAGTGACCGATGCTCAGCAGAGCTGCGGCTCCGCCTGCAGCTCCGCCCACAGCCAGGTGAGTCGTTTGGCTTAGTAAGTGAATGTTTTGACACAAAAGGAGGTCAGAAACCTTCATCCTGAAGAAGATTGGCCTTAGGAGGTCTGGACTTTAGAGAActtcagagaggaagatgaatcCAGTGGCTTTCTGTGACGTCACTTTCTCAGTGGGGCGCCCCCTGGAGGCCAGACAGCCGTTGTGACATCATCATCACTGACGTCACTGACGCAGCGGACCATCAGGAGTCTGGTGGTCACGTGACTGTCGCTGTGCAGACACGCTTCTCTTCAGGTCTCCTGTCCTTCAAACTGAAGCGTTCTTGGGGGGTTCTGCGATGTCCTGAGGGGTTCTGGGATGTCCCGAGGGGTTCTGAAGGGTTCTGCGATGTCCTGAGGggttctgtgatgttttaagGGGTTCTGCGATGTCCTGAGGGGTTCTGCGATGTCCTGAGGGGTTCTGAAGGGTTCTGCGATGTTCTGAGGGGTTCTGCGATGTCCTGAGGGGTTCTGCGATGTCCTGAGGGGTTCTGCGATGTCCTGAGGGGTTCTGCGATGTTCTGAGGGGTTCTGCGATGTCCTGAGGGGTTCTGCGATGTCCTGAGGGGTTCTGCGATGTCCTGAGGGGTTCTGCGATGTCCTGAGGGGTTCTGCGATGTCCTGAGGGGTTCTGCGATGTCCTGATGGGTTCTGAAGGGTTCTGCGGTGTCCTGAAGGGTTCTGCGATGTCCTGAGGGGTTCTGGGATGTCCTGAGGGGTTCTGGGATGTCCTGAGGGGTTCTGCGATGTCCTGAGGGGTTCTGGGAAGTCCTGAGGGGTTCTGCGAATGTCCTGAGGGGTTCTGCGATGTCCTCAGGGGTTCTGGGAAGTCCTGAGGGGTTCTGCGATGTCCTGAGGGGTTCTGCGATGTCCTGAGGGGTTCTGCGAATGTCCTGAGGGGTTCTGCGATGTCCTCAGGGGTTCTGGGAAGTCCTGAGGGGTTCTGCAGTAGACAGGAGGAGCTTCTTGTCTGACTCAGCGGTGAGGAGCAGAAGCTCCTCAGAATCCAAAGGTGAAGATGGATCCAGACCTCGGTTCATTTTCAGAAGAACCTGTCCAGCGTTCTTCCTCCCCGCCGTTCCTGAAATGTTCCGGTTGAtcttctgatgatgaagatctGCGTTCAGCCTCCTCTGTCTCCTCCATCTGCGACCTCTTGTTGTCTTCACGTCTTTCTGGTCCGAATGAAACGGCTTCTGTTCTTCCCTCCAGCCGCCTGGCAGCATCGAACCCGCGGGCTCGGCCCAGCCAGACGCTGACCCGGCGCCGCTCTGGGAGCCCATCCTGTGCAGCGAGGCGGAGGACGGTCAGGCCCCCCTGTCCCTGGACCTCCTCTACCACACGGCGCAGGTCAGCTGTCCTGACGACGCCGTGGTGGTGGCGTCGCACGTTCTCATGCTGGAGGCCGGCTTCACGTCGCAAGTGAGTGGAACGGGGGCTTTTTCTCTGTCCTGGGGGGTCCTCGGGGGCCCGGCGGTCTCACCTCTGCTGTCTTCAGGGCTGTGCGATGAAGCCTGCTGAAATGCCGGCAGGGTGGAGGTCCAGCGCCACCACCTACAGGCTGCAGTACACTCACCCTCTGTGTGGCAGCAGCTCTGCCTCCGTGGTGGGCGTGGTCATGGGCCCCCAGCTCGTCGTCAACGGTGAGGTTTTTCAGCGTCTTCAGAGGAAGGCGTCCCAGACTCTGACGTTTCCGGTTGGTGTTCTGTAGCCACCCTGAAGGTTCTAGAGAATGTGGGTTCGGTCCGGAAGCTCCAGTTGAAGGCGTCCAGCTTCGTGACTCAGGAGTGGGCAGGTAGGCAGGCGGCGGGGAGGCTCGACGCCGCAGCGCCGCTGAGTAATGCTGTGTGTGCTGTCCTTCAGGGGGAAGTGCCGCCGCGGCCTTCAAGGACCTCCGAAAGCTGTCCCGCGTCTTCAAAGACCAGCTGGCCTACCCTCTGATCGCCGCCGCCAGAGAAGGTAAACGCAGCCGAGGGGGCCGGTCTGCTTTTGTGAGCCACGCCCACAAGGAGGCAGAGGGTGGAGCTACCAGGAAGCTGTGGCGCCCCCTACAGGGAGCAGCAGAACGTTTGATCAAATGTTAGGGGTGCAGGTAGGGCCGGGAGAATGTTTGATATCACAATATCGTTTTAttcatcctttttaaaaaaagattgaaatatTGTTGTGGCACAGACTTAGTATGTTTCTTGATATCCATCGTATCGCCAATACATGCCgctataaaatattaaaaagaacagaaaatgcTGTCAAACAGGAAACGCATCATTTGAACGGCGATGGACTTCCTGGTGTCTCCCTGCTGTGGCTTTCTGTACCACTGGGGGGCGCCAGAGTGTGAATCAGAGTGGAGCAGAAAGCGTTTTCTTTCCGTTGCAGCCATGGCTCTGCCCTGGGCGTTCGGCCTGCAGGCCCTCCCTCCAGAGCTTCTCCTCAGGGTGCTCCGCCTGCTGGACGTGCGCTCGCTTCTCAGGCTGTCCGCCGTCTGTCGACTTCTGAACGCCGCAGCAGCAGACTCCTCGCTGTGGAGACACCTGTACCGCCGTGATTTCCCAGGTTAGAGCTGCTTCTCCGCcacgtttttttaaacttcagaaTCAGAGAAGCTGCACGTTCTTCAGCCAGAGACCAGCTGCGGACCAGGATTCACCAGGAAAACagacatttctgtgtttttacacaCATGTAGAGAATAAATGAAGCTACTAGTCTGATCTAAAGACGTCAGCAGATTATTCTTCAGTTTCTGTTGAATGTGAAGGAACCGCGTTTTCAGTCTGAAACATTTGGACCTCAATGATGTCATGTTTGTGCTTCAGGTTCTGGTGGAAACAGATCAAATGACTCGGACTGGAAGGAGGTGAGGAGGGAGTGAAACTGTCACACGGGTGTGAGATGTGTGGGGACCCACAGTGATGGGTCCTCCACGGCTTTGATTTCAGTCAAAGGAGGCTTTTAATTAGAAAATCTAACTAATATGTGTGAAGCTTAGAGGACAAACCAGAACATGAACAGAAGGAAGGTGGGCTTAATTCATGAATGAATCAGCCTGTAAACAGCCTGCAAACAGTCTGTAAACATTCTGCAAACAGCCTGCAAACAGTCTGTAAACAGTCTGCAAACAGCCTGCAAACAGTCTGCAAACAGCCTGCAAACAGCCTGCAAACAGTCTGCAAACAGTCTGCAAACAGTCTGCAATCAGCCTGTAAACAGTCTGCAAACATTCTGCAAACAGCCTGCAATCAGCCTGCAGACAGTCTGCAATCAGCCTGCAAACAGTCTGTAAACAGCCTGGAAACAGTCTGTAAACAGCCTGCAATCAGCCTGCAGACAGTCTGCAATCAGCCTGCAAACAGTCTGTAAACAGCCTGCAAACAGTCTGTAAACAGTCTGTAAACAGTCTGCAAACAGCCTGCAAACAGTCTGTAAACATTCTGCAATCAGCCTGCAAACAGTCTGTAAACAGCCTGCAATCAGCCTGCAGACAGTCTGCAATCAGCCTGCAAACAGTCTGTAAACAGCCTGCAAACAGCCTGCAAACAGTCTGTAAACAGTCTGCAAACAGCCTGCAAACAGTCTGCAAAAAGCCTGTAAACAGTCTGTAAACAGCCTGCAAACAGTCTGTAAACAGTCTGCAAACAGCCTGCAAACAGTCTGCAAACAGTCTGCAAACAGTCTGCAATCAGCCTGTAAACAGTCTGCAAACATTCTGCAAACAGCCTGCAATCAGCCTGCAGACAGTCTGCAATCAGCCTGCAAACAGTCTGTAAACAGCCTGGAAACAGTCTGTAAACAGCCTGCAATCAGCCTGCAGACAGTCTGCAATCAGCCTGCAAACAGTCTGTAAACAGCCTGCAAACAGTCTGTAAACAGTCTGTAAACAGTCTGCAAACAGCCTGCAAACAGTCTGTAAACATTCTGCAATCAGCCTGCAGACAGTCTGCAATCAGCCTGCAAACAGTCTGTAAACAGCCTGCAAACAGTCTGTAAACAGTCTGCAAACAGCCTGCAAACAGCCTGCAAACATTCTGCAAACAGTCTGCAATCAGCCTGCAGACAGTCTGCAATCAGCCTGCAAACAGTCTGTAAACAGCCTGCAAACAGTCTGTAAACAGTCTGCAAACAGCCTGCAAACAGTCTGTAAACATTCTGCAATCAGCCTGCAAACAGCCTGCAATCAGCCTGCAATCAGCCTGTAAACAGTCTGCAAACAGTCTGCAAACAGTCTGCAAACAGTCTGTTAACAGTCTGCAAACAGTCTGCAAACAGTCTGCAATCAGCCTGCAAACAGCCTGTAAACAGTCTGCAAAAAGTCTGTAAACAGCCAGCAAACAGTCTGCAAACATTCTGCAAACAGCCTGCAATCAGCCTGCAAACAGCCTGTAAACAGTCTGCAAACAGCCTGTAAACAGCCTGCAAACAGTCTGTAAACAGCCTGCAAACAGTCTGTAAACATTCTGCAATCAGCCTGCAAACAGTCTGTAAACAGCCTGTAAACAGTCTGCAAACAGTCTGTAAACAGTTTGCAAACAGTCTGCAATCAGCCTGTAAACATTCTGCAAACAGCCTGTAATCAGCCTGCAAACAGTCTGTAAACAGCCTGTAAACAGTCTCCAATCAGCCTGCAAACATTCTGCAATCAGCCTGCAAACAGCCTGTAAACAGTTTGCAAACATTCTGCAATCAGCCTGCAAACAGTTTGCAAACAGTCTGCAATCAGCCTGCAACCAGCCTGTAAACAGCCTGTAAACAGTCTGCAAACAGTCTGCAACCAGCCTGTAAACAGTCTGTAAACATTCTGCAATCAGCCTGCAAACATTCTGCAATCAGCCTGCAAACAGTTTGCAAACAGTCTGCAATCAGCCTGCAACCAGCCTGCAAACAGTCTGCAATCAGCCTGCAAACAGCCTGTAAACAGCCTGTAAACAGTCTGCAAACAGTCTGCAACCAGCCTGTAAACAGTCTGTAAACATTCTGCAATCAGCCTGCAAACAGTCTGCAATCAGCCTGCAAACATTCTGCAATCAGCCTGCAAACAGCCTGTAAACAGTCTGCAATCAGCCTTTAAACAGCCTGTAAACAGTCTGCAATCAGCCTGCAAACAGCCTGTAAACATTCTGCAATCAGCCTGCAACCAGCCTGTAAACAGTCTGCAATCAGCCTTTAAACAGCCTGTAAACAGTCTGCAATCAGCCTGCAAACAGCCTGTAAACATTCTGCAATCAGCCTGCAACCAGCCTGTAAACAGTCTGCAAACAGCCTGTCTCACCTGTTGCCATGTTTCCTTTCAGCTCTACAAAACGATGTTTGTCTTTCGCTCTGAAAGCCGCCGCAGCGCCACCCGACTGATGACCCCTCCTATTGGCCATCACATCTTTCATCCTTTGCCCCGCCCCTTCCCCCCTGTGCCAGGCATTATTGGGGGGGATTATGACCAAAGACCCAATCTCCCGCACGGCCTCCTGCCCCGCCCCCGACACGACCCCATTGGGCCCCTTTCAGACCCCCTTGGTCGACCGCTACCCCGGTTCAGATCATTTGGGGGCAAGGCAGCCGACATCCGGCGGGGTTTCATCTGAACATTGAATCCTGGAAGGAACGCCATGACCACACGTGGGGGGTGTGGCCTCCATGTGAGAGCCCCGTGATCCAAAGAAGAAATGACACTGTGCTGGAAAgcttgatttattattattttggttttttttataaacagctGAAGACCAGTGTGAAACAATCTGACTGTTCCTGTGTGTCCCTGAATGCACCACAGTGTTTTAGCCTGAAAGACTAACGCGGGTTTCTGGGTCAGAGCGAGCTGTGGTCGCCCTGACAAAACCACGTGACACACCAACACCTGAGTGACGGAGAAGGCTCCGTCCATCTGGTCTCAAACGTACAGGAACTTCCTTCAGAACCAGCGggttctgctcctgattccgtCACTAAACTGCTGTATTCAGTCTTTACTGTCAAAAACGGCAGAAGAAACTTTGGCTTccggggggtattccagaaagcagattatgctagctcccacgataagtttgaggctaaggaagttgataacctcggctttcggttccagaaatggaggtatgtttcagggtgggtcaagttgccatagcaacgcatgctctgaacataacctggtctggagcaggtttagttgaaggttagtttgttttcagagaggagaagcagcatggcgtgtccatttgaagatgatttagtggatgaagaagctcagataatactttttccaccgtgagagggtgataagaccacgtatggatgttggaaagagaaacttattactttgatctaacttaattatttgcttcagttaagataaatcattttttttgttagaaatttttttgttaaaaataacacgtagttttcagacagttattttcctttcgttcaaattaattcaattaagtaggtgtaactttgatgctgctgttagatcggcaccgcaagggattgtgggataccattccctttgcctgtctggacggatttgggtttaagtgtgggttttttactaaatgtgtttagttgtatagctgttttactgtgtttcaccgtgtttagccgagctattttgtcctactatgcttacgtctctgcaccatgagtgagagggagggagaggatgatgagtttatatagcacccctaccgctTAGTGCTGTTATGACAGTGACGGAAAATTCTTTAGTGAGTTTTTGCACTCGGTGCATTGtctttcc includes these proteins:
- the fbxo7 gene encoding F-box only protein 7; the protein is MKLRVRIQRQTSRLEVQGEAPTLQELAELIRQTLLPSHGLSADTAFGLSLNGSDLLSDSAQTLVSCGIDSGDLIWVLLPPSAAPETSAVTDAQQSCGSACSSAHSQPPGSIEPAGSAQPDADPAPLWEPILCSEAEDGQAPLSLDLLYHTAQVSCPDDAVVVASHVLMLEAGFTSQGCAMKPAEMPAGWRSSATTYRLQYTHPLCGSSSASVVGVVMGPQLVVNATLKVLENVGSVRKLQLKASSFVTQEWAGGSAAAAFKDLRKLSRVFKDQLAYPLIAAAREAMALPWAFGLQALPPELLLRVLRLLDVRSLLRLSAVCRLLNAAAADSSLWRHLYRRDFPGSGGNRSNDSDWKELYKTMFVFRSESRRSATRLMTPPIGHHIFHPLPRPFPPVPGIIGGDYDQRPNLPHGLLPRPRHDPIGPLSDPLGRPLPRFRSFGGKAADIRRGFI